The following are encoded in a window of Mustela nigripes isolate SB6536 chromosome 3, MUSNIG.SB6536, whole genome shotgun sequence genomic DNA:
- the NEU2 gene encoding sialidase-2, with the protein MASFPVLQKERMFQSGTHAYRIPALLYLPQHKTLLAFVEKRMSKKDEHAELIVLRRGSYDASTHHVQWHAQEVVAQAQLEGHRSMNPSPLYDEKTGTLFLFFIAVPGQVSEHHQLHTRVNMTRLCQVTSMDHGQSWSPARDLTDTVIGAAHKEWATFAVGPGHCLQLQNDTRSLVVPAYAYRILQSLQKPSPFAFCFISHDQGYTWMRGNFVAQDTLECQVAEVGGAKQRMVYLNARSPLGARVQAESTNEGLDFKEAQPVKKLVEPPHGCHGSIVSFPNPHAGSGASDKWLLYTHPTNPQQRADLGVYLHKGLPGPDTWSEPALLAKGSCAYSDLQSMGSGPDGSPQFGCLYESSNYEEVIFLMFTLKQAFPGEFLSQ; encoded by the exons ATGGCATCCTTCCCTGTCctgcagaaagagagaatgttCCAGTCTGGAACTCATGCCTACAGAATTCCCGCTCTGCTCTATCTGCCTCAGCACAAGACACTACTGGCCTTTGTGGAAAAGCGGATGAGCAAGAAGGATGAGCACGCGGAGCTGATTGTCCTGCGAAGAGGAAGCTATGATGCATCCACCCACCATGTCCAG TGGCATGCTCAGGAAGTGGTGGCTCAAGCCCAGCTGGAGGGCCACCGGTCCATGAACCCAAGTCCCTTGTATGATGAGAAGACAGgaaccctcttcctcttcttcattgCTGTCCCCGGGCAGGTGTCCGAGCACCATCAGCTTCACACCAGGGTCAACATGACTCGGCTGTGCCAGGTCACCAGCATGGACCATGGGCAGTCCTGGAGCCCTGCCAGAGACCTCACTGACACTGTCATCGGTGCAGCCCACAAGGAATGGGCCACTTTTGCAGTGGGTCCAGGCCACTGTCTGCAGTTGCAGAATGACACCCGGAGTCTGGTGGTGCCTGCCTATGCTTACCGGATCCTTCAGTCCCTCCAGAAGCCTTCCCCGTTTGCCTTCTGCTTCATCAGCCATGACCAGGGGTACACATGGATGAGAGGGAACTTTGTGGCCCAGGACACCCTAGAGTGCCAAGTGGCTGAAGTTGGGGGCGCAAAGCAGAGGATGGTGTATCTGAATGCCAGAAGCCCGCTTGGAGCCAGGGTCCAGGCCGAGAGTACCAATGAGGGGCTCGACTTCAAGGAGGCCCAACCTGTGAAGAAGCTTGTGGAGCCTCCCCATGGCTGCCATGGGAGCATCGTCAGTTTTCCCAACCCACATGCAGGCTCAGGAGCCTCAGACAAATGGCTGCTCTACACTCACCCGACCAACCCACAGCAGAGAGCTGATCTGGGTGTGTACCTCCACAAGGGACTCCCAGGTCCTGACACCTGGTCGGAGCCCGCTCTCCTGGCAAAGGGCAGCTGTGCTTACTCAGACCTCCAGAGTATGGGTAGTGGCCCCGATGGGTCACCCCAGTTTGGGTGTCTGTATGAATCATCTAATTATGAAGAGGTCATCTTCCTCATGTTCACCCTGAAACAAGCCTTCCCGGGAGAATTTTTGTCTCAGTGA